From the Micromonospora sediminicola genome, one window contains:
- a CDS encoding chlorinating enzyme has protein sequence MTDTARAEFALTTDEQETFWKQGFIGPFPVLDEEEMVRTWRSERLALLDRSNAIYTEEWAVSGNTNISNYDRHMDNDFLADLIMNPRITDRVASVIGPDVLCWRTEFFPKYPGDEGTDWHQADTFANASGKPQIVWPEDAEFGGTITVWTAFTEATTDNGCLQFIPGSYRKMNYDETKVMKYTPDRINNETKGGVRRGFFGYDYRELQIDPDFVPDESNAVPIVMRPGEAVMFWSTLMHASYPHSGKSDNMRLGFASRFVPTSTHVYPDTDVVEEYGGKVSLDRYGAVLVTGENHYHHNRIATHTTTGHPFRRS, from the coding sequence ATGACCGACACCGCACGCGCCGAATTCGCTCTGACCACCGACGAGCAGGAGACCTTCTGGAAGCAGGGCTTCATCGGCCCCTTCCCGGTGCTGGACGAGGAAGAGATGGTCCGCACCTGGCGGTCGGAGCGGCTCGCCCTCCTGGACCGCAGCAACGCCATCTACACCGAGGAATGGGCCGTCTCCGGGAACACCAACATCTCCAACTACGACCGCCACATGGACAACGACTTCCTGGCTGACCTGATCATGAACCCGCGGATCACCGACCGGGTGGCCAGCGTGATCGGACCGGACGTGCTCTGCTGGCGTACCGAGTTCTTCCCGAAGTACCCGGGGGACGAGGGAACCGACTGGCACCAGGCCGACACCTTCGCGAACGCCTCCGGCAAGCCGCAGATCGTCTGGCCCGAGGACGCCGAGTTCGGTGGCACCATCACCGTCTGGACCGCTTTCACCGAGGCCACCACCGACAACGGTTGCCTCCAGTTCATCCCCGGCTCGTACCGCAAGATGAACTACGACGAGACCAAGGTCATGAAGTACACGCCGGACCGGATCAACAACGAGACGAAGGGGGGCGTCCGGCGGGGCTTCTTCGGCTACGACTACCGCGAGCTGCAGATCGACCCGGACTTCGTCCCGGACGAGAGCAACGCGGTCCCGATCGTCATGCGGCCGGGGGAGGCGGTGATGTTCTGGTCGACCCTGATGCACGCCTCCTATCCGCACTCCGGCAAGAGCGACAACATGCGGCTCGGCTTCGCGTCCCGGTTCGTGCCGACCTCCACGCACGTCTACCCCGACACGGACGTGGTCGAGGAGTACGGCGGCAAGGTGAGCCTCGACCGCTACGGTGCGGTGCTGGTCACCGGCGAGAACCACTACCACCACAACCGGATCGCCACGCACACCACCACCGGGCATCCGTTCCGCCGGAGCTGA
- a CDS encoding alpha/beta fold hydrolase — translation MTAEIQHSPTTAEPGRAELAALVDAIRQLEGLTGQVGPFALPADTCDRAPELVAAVCRALDVPLTFDAPAGERDRDFAVAALAAEIRRAQRAPGLTDGRGDPAASAAEARRIRDEEDAGFRLHRVRRPDGTVLAVWDAGPLDAPPILVSPACAMSYRLSLPWVRALRGSYRCLVPQTRGTSERIDDPQAFDRRGYDIHAQADDLVALIAEVASAPVHLMGLCGGAVPALIAAGRCADRVSSLSLWHADLELGPDAEKTDHQVNLRALLDLAGESRDTAAWMRDKLTSGPMTGVPAGAGPLVVRPYATAELFYRYAKLTAATMHWDSRQTAGGVPQPSLIVTSRDDHTAHPSGSRRLAEILPDARLVVADHGTHLDAFRATPEQVSCLTSFLASLPAGG, via the coding sequence ATGACAGCCGAGATCCAGCACTCTCCGACCACGGCGGAGCCCGGGCGGGCCGAACTGGCGGCCCTGGTCGACGCGATCCGACAACTGGAGGGCCTGACCGGTCAGGTCGGCCCGTTCGCGCTTCCCGCCGATACCTGCGACCGGGCGCCGGAACTCGTCGCGGCGGTCTGCCGGGCCTTGGACGTGCCACTCACCTTCGACGCGCCGGCCGGTGAGCGCGACCGGGACTTCGCGGTCGCCGCCCTGGCGGCCGAGATCCGACGGGCGCAGCGCGCGCCGGGGCTGACCGACGGTCGCGGCGACCCGGCCGCGTCGGCCGCCGAGGCGCGGCGGATACGCGACGAGGAGGACGCCGGGTTCCGGCTGCACCGGGTACGCCGACCCGACGGTACGGTCCTCGCCGTCTGGGACGCCGGCCCGCTGGACGCCCCGCCGATCCTCGTCTCACCGGCGTGCGCGATGAGTTACCGACTGTCGCTGCCGTGGGTCCGCGCACTGCGGGGCTCGTACCGTTGCCTGGTTCCACAGACCCGCGGCACCAGTGAGCGCATCGACGATCCCCAGGCCTTCGACCGGCGCGGTTACGACATCCACGCCCAGGCCGACGACCTGGTCGCGCTCATCGCGGAGGTGGCCTCCGCCCCGGTGCACCTGATGGGGCTCTGCGGCGGAGCGGTCCCCGCCCTGATCGCCGCCGGCCGCTGCGCCGACCGGGTGAGCTCGCTGAGCCTCTGGCACGCCGACCTGGAACTGGGTCCGGACGCCGAGAAGACCGACCATCAGGTCAACCTGCGGGCGTTGCTCGACCTGGCCGGCGAGTCGCGCGACACCGCGGCCTGGATGCGGGACAAGCTGACGAGCGGCCCGATGACCGGCGTCCCGGCCGGAGCGGGCCCGTTGGTGGTCCGCCCCTACGCCACTGCCGAACTCTTCTACCGGTACGCCAAGCTGACCGCGGCGACGATGCACTGGGACTCCCGACAGACGGCGGGCGGGGTGCCACAGCCCAGTCTGATCGTCACCAGCAGGGACGACCACACCGCGCACCCGTCCGGATCGCGTCGGCTGGCCGAGATCCTGCCGGACGCCCGACTCGTGGTCGCGGACCACGGAACCCACCTGGACGCCTTCCGGGCGACGCCGGAGCAGGTTTCCTGCCTCACCTCGTTCCTCGCCTCGCTGCCCGCGGGCGGCTGA
- a CDS encoding HemK family protein methyltransferase, translated as MAHPSQVELPTGQRAVTTTDGGGNPPGPSGEPYQDAILAIWRDVLGRSDIDVSDDFLALGDHSLAPVVVARIRRALGVDIPVMDIFECRSVSALAVAVAARSAAAETGARRGVTRRPPDSEPLLSFDQQRLWLESQLLPGVVYNVHARRRLVGQLDVAALEASIRAILARHEALRSRFPTVEGRPVQAVDDPDDNWRIRFEDLTGVPHDDRTVAARRLLDEESTTPFDLAVGPLFRCMLVKVGDDEHLLGVTMHHIVSDTWSIGLFVRELSALYQSGGDVGRADLPPLPVQYRDYATWQRGRLVGETLEKQLRYWRGQLAGAPPVLALPAPQRRTTSQRAEADRIECVLPRAETARLHQLCRAQGVTPFMALLAGLTTVFSRWSGQSDVVIGVPLAGRTHSGTENLIGFFVNVLPFRIDLSGNPTFAELLARVRRVALEGYDHADAPLDALVEDLQVGRDPRRTPLFEVVLNVVGSPEAEQAKGFTVEPMDSPSLFSRFDLSVSAQESDGSLRLQLDFASERCDAAMVRVLVDHLRTLLRGAVDDPTRPILDYPFGPAGDTGDVAAPSGAPSVPAPHLAVERHAGAADRPAVVDGGGEWGYRWLHRAAERVARLLAERNVRPGDPVVVVRRPTAGFVATLLGCLRAGATYVPVDGDEPAGSGVDAAPIVLDPGPTDEVDTGTVDLSALLHEPDDEPDDDPPRTGEEKGPAAGTADWAVERFDLRDADRFAVLSASPHHLMSALCSAFHAGATLVLPDPAATADIGALTRWLRTSAVSVVHLEPPLLRALADQRPGPGLPALRYAFVDNSGGLVPHDVGVLRNLAPACRLVGVYRVRPDGRPRAAYEVPQEWDLGTAPLRIPLGRELPDCPAWLARPSGGPAAVGEVGELVFGELRTGDVGRRWHDGSLEFVSKVGVDPGFDPLETVTTLRDLPEVRDAVVTERAGPDGRRRLVGYVTGPDPDLGSVAMRKHLMTRLPDYLIPDQILVLCGLPLTPGGTYDLAALPEADLDAGDIDDYVAPRTPMERQLVGILQELLGIDRVGIYDSFFELGGFSLLATQLTTRIRADFNVELAMRDVFESPTVNELAQLIVHAQGELSGTDDLEALLAEIEGAGTVEAPGGPAPAVPSAEEDRSGTYDRVVARLRESAVFSPDKPDETPETSAQALWYAAVGSPRSVTAVTLPLPTLSDAQERILHELVGRRVAGEPLAYLTGRASFMGLELLAETGALIPRRETELLGGAALDLARELATDTSGVRLLDLGTGAGNLAVSIAVHEPRSRVWAADLEAGAVAVARRNAAFHKVDDRLVVAQGDLFAALDGLSPAPSPFDLVVCNPPYMPTDKARSLPTEVGGHEPTAAFDGGDIGLSVVYRLIAEAPRHLVPGGWLCFELGAGMGRVVEKRLAAQGAYGEIRKVTDQYGTTRVILAQRLP; from the coding sequence ATGGCGCACCCTTCCCAGGTCGAGCTTCCCACCGGCCAACGGGCCGTAACGACAACCGACGGCGGGGGAAACCCTCCCGGGCCGTCGGGGGAGCCCTACCAGGACGCCATCCTCGCCATCTGGCGTGATGTGCTCGGCCGTTCGGACATCGACGTCTCCGACGACTTTCTCGCACTGGGCGACCACTCACTCGCCCCCGTCGTGGTGGCGCGGATCCGGCGGGCGCTCGGCGTCGACATCCCGGTGATGGACATCTTCGAGTGCCGCTCGGTGTCCGCACTGGCCGTCGCGGTGGCCGCCAGATCGGCTGCCGCCGAGACCGGGGCCCGGCGGGGCGTGACCCGGCGGCCTCCGGACAGCGAGCCCCTCCTCTCCTTCGACCAGCAACGCCTCTGGCTGGAGAGCCAGCTGCTGCCCGGTGTGGTGTACAACGTCCACGCCCGACGGCGGCTGGTGGGTCAGCTCGACGTGGCCGCCCTGGAGGCCAGCATCCGGGCCATCCTCGCCCGGCACGAGGCGCTGCGCTCACGGTTCCCCACCGTGGAGGGGCGACCGGTGCAGGCGGTGGACGACCCGGACGACAACTGGCGTATCCGGTTCGAGGACCTCACCGGAGTCCCGCACGACGACCGGACCGTCGCCGCCCGCCGTTTGCTGGACGAGGAGTCCACCACCCCGTTCGACCTGGCCGTCGGCCCACTCTTCCGGTGCATGCTGGTCAAGGTGGGCGACGACGAGCACCTCCTCGGCGTCACCATGCACCACATCGTCTCGGACACCTGGTCCATCGGCCTGTTCGTGCGGGAGCTGTCGGCGCTCTACCAGTCCGGCGGCGACGTGGGCCGGGCGGATCTGCCACCGCTGCCGGTCCAGTACCGCGACTACGCCACGTGGCAGCGTGGCCGGCTCGTGGGCGAGACGCTGGAGAAGCAGTTGCGGTACTGGCGGGGTCAGCTCGCCGGCGCGCCACCGGTACTCGCCCTGCCCGCGCCGCAGCGACGGACCACCTCGCAGCGGGCCGAGGCCGACCGGATCGAGTGCGTGCTCCCGCGTGCCGAGACCGCCCGGCTGCACCAGCTGTGCCGTGCCCAGGGGGTCACTCCGTTCATGGCGCTGCTGGCCGGTCTGACCACCGTGTTCAGCCGCTGGTCCGGCCAGTCCGACGTGGTGATCGGCGTGCCGCTCGCCGGCCGCACCCACAGCGGGACGGAGAACCTGATCGGGTTCTTCGTCAACGTCCTGCCGTTCCGCATCGACCTGTCCGGGAATCCGACCTTCGCCGAGTTGCTGGCGCGGGTCCGCCGGGTGGCTCTCGAGGGCTACGACCACGCCGACGCGCCGTTGGACGCGCTCGTGGAGGATCTGCAGGTGGGGCGGGATCCCCGCCGGACCCCGCTGTTCGAGGTGGTCCTCAACGTCGTCGGTAGTCCCGAGGCCGAGCAGGCCAAGGGCTTCACCGTGGAGCCGATGGACTCGCCGTCGCTGTTCAGCAGGTTCGACCTGTCGGTGTCCGCCCAGGAATCCGACGGCAGCCTGCGGCTGCAACTCGACTTCGCCTCCGAACGCTGCGACGCCGCGATGGTTCGCGTCCTCGTCGACCACCTGCGCACGCTGCTGCGGGGGGCGGTGGACGACCCGACGCGGCCCATCCTGGACTACCCCTTCGGGCCCGCCGGTGACACGGGCGACGTCGCGGCCCCGTCCGGCGCACCGTCGGTGCCGGCACCGCACCTGGCCGTCGAGCGCCACGCGGGGGCCGCCGACCGGCCCGCGGTGGTCGACGGCGGCGGCGAGTGGGGCTACCGCTGGCTGCACCGGGCCGCCGAGCGCGTGGCACGGCTGCTGGCGGAGCGGAACGTGCGGCCAGGGGACCCTGTGGTGGTCGTCCGACGGCCCACGGCCGGCTTCGTGGCGACGCTGCTCGGGTGCCTGCGGGCCGGGGCGACGTACGTGCCGGTCGACGGCGACGAACCGGCCGGGTCAGGCGTCGACGCGGCCCCGATCGTGCTCGACCCGGGCCCCACCGACGAGGTCGACACAGGAACTGTCGACCTGAGCGCGCTGCTCCACGAACCCGACGACGAACCCGACGACGATCCGCCTCGGACCGGCGAGGAGAAGGGACCGGCCGCCGGTACGGCCGACTGGGCCGTCGAGCGGTTCGACCTGCGGGACGCGGACCGGTTCGCGGTGCTGTCCGCATCCCCGCACCACCTGATGTCGGCGCTGTGCAGCGCGTTCCACGCCGGGGCGACCCTGGTCCTTCCCGATCCCGCCGCCACCGCCGACATCGGTGCCCTCACCCGATGGCTGCGGACCAGCGCCGTCAGCGTCGTCCACCTGGAACCGCCACTGCTGCGGGCGCTGGCCGACCAGCGCCCGGGGCCCGGACTTCCCGCGCTCAGGTACGCGTTCGTCGACAACTCCGGTGGCCTCGTCCCGCACGACGTCGGCGTCCTACGCAACCTCGCGCCGGCCTGCCGGTTGGTCGGGGTGTACCGGGTACGGCCCGACGGCCGGCCGCGGGCGGCGTACGAGGTTCCGCAGGAATGGGACCTCGGGACGGCGCCGCTGCGGATCCCCCTGGGTCGGGAGCTGCCGGACTGCCCGGCCTGGCTGGCCCGACCCTCGGGAGGGCCGGCGGCGGTGGGCGAGGTGGGCGAGCTGGTCTTCGGCGAGCTGCGGACCGGCGACGTGGGACGCCGGTGGCACGACGGCTCGTTGGAGTTCGTCTCGAAGGTCGGCGTGGACCCGGGCTTCGATCCCCTCGAGACGGTGACCACCCTGCGGGACCTGCCCGAGGTCCGGGACGCCGTGGTGACCGAGCGGGCCGGGCCGGACGGTCGGCGCAGGCTCGTCGGCTACGTCACCGGGCCGGACCCCGACCTCGGGTCCGTCGCCATGCGCAAGCACCTCATGACGCGGCTCCCCGACTACCTGATCCCGGACCAGATCCTCGTGCTCTGCGGCCTTCCGCTCACGCCCGGCGGAACGTACGACCTGGCGGCCCTGCCGGAAGCCGACCTGGACGCCGGCGACATCGACGACTACGTGGCGCCCCGTACGCCGATGGAACGCCAACTCGTCGGGATCCTCCAGGAACTGCTCGGCATCGACCGAGTCGGCATCTACGACAGCTTCTTCGAACTGGGCGGGTTCTCCCTGCTCGCGACGCAGCTCACCACCAGGATCCGGGCGGACTTCAACGTCGAACTCGCCATGCGGGACGTGTTCGAGTCGCCCACCGTCAACGAGCTCGCCCAGCTGATCGTGCACGCCCAGGGCGAACTGTCCGGCACGGACGATCTCGAGGCCCTGCTGGCCGAGATCGAAGGTGCCGGGACCGTCGAGGCGCCGGGCGGCCCGGCGCCGGCAGTGCCCTCGGCCGAGGAGGACCGGTCCGGGACATACGACCGGGTGGTGGCACGCCTGCGGGAGTCGGCGGTGTTCTCCCCTGACAAGCCGGACGAGACACCCGAGACGTCGGCCCAGGCGCTCTGGTACGCCGCCGTGGGATCGCCCCGCTCCGTCACCGCCGTCACCCTGCCGCTTCCCACCCTGTCGGACGCGCAGGAACGGATCCTGCACGAGCTGGTCGGCCGCCGGGTCGCCGGCGAGCCGTTGGCCTACCTGACCGGTCGGGCCAGCTTCATGGGCCTGGAGCTGCTTGCCGAGACCGGCGCGTTGATCCCGCGGCGGGAGACGGAACTGCTCGGCGGCGCTGCACTCGACCTCGCCAGGGAGCTCGCCACGGACACCTCCGGCGTCCGGCTCCTTGACCTCGGCACCGGTGCCGGCAACCTCGCCGTGTCGATCGCGGTCCACGAGCCGAGGTCGCGGGTCTGGGCCGCCGATCTCGAGGCCGGGGCCGTCGCGGTGGCCAGGCGCAACGCCGCCTTCCACAAGGTGGACGATCGCCTGGTCGTGGCGCAGGGCGACCTGTTCGCGGCGCTCGACGGGCTGTCGCCGGCGCCGTCTCCGTTCGACCTCGTCGTCTGCAATCCGCCGTACATGCCCACCGACAAGGCCAGGAGTCTTCCTACCGAGGTCGGCGGGCACGAGCCCACGGCCGCGTTCGACGGCGGCGACATCGGGCTGTCCGTTGTCTACCGGCTGATCGCCGAGGCTCCTCGGCACCTGGTTCCCGGCGGCTGGCTCTGCTTCGAGCTCGGTGCCGGCATGGGCCGGGTGGTCGAGAAGCGCCTCGCCGCGCAGGGCGCGTACGGCGAGATCCGAAAGGTCACCGACCAGTACGGCACCACCCGCGTGATCCTCGCCCAGAGGCTCCCGTGA
- a CDS encoding non-ribosomal peptide synthetase family protein: MSHPDPATVGPAPRDEPPQRTTPLPPWVLPDAEPGRGSQRRHLPAAVREALAGMDRDGDRLTALVLAAWLAVLARCVGEPEVSSAVADRTGHLDRVSATVGGTSWTQLAGGLRRSRLAGPASAVLDLHGAAAADRAPLLVRLDSTGGELGVSYETACVSHSAADRVLGYLARALALALDDPEQRVDLGEMLSEGERRYQLDELCGPRVNNGPDGFVPAFRARAAAHPDRPALHHRAESLTYGELDRASDRVAARLSCLGVSPGQAVAVVSDRHLDWVVAMLGVLKAGAVYLPVRPDFPASRVEDQLSRAECGVALTDDSGAALLSAVAGLGWPGRVSTIAALRDGSEVAAPLPAPGLDQPAYVYFTSGSTGRPKGAVCAHDGMINHLWAKVDDHDLGPKDVVTQTASQCFDISLWQICAPLLVGGAAVVVDTDQQLDVAGFAALLARHRVTTVQIVPSYLEVLLAHLEAGAVRLPRLASVSVTGEALKADLVRRWFSVMPGLRLVNAYGATEVSDDTMHEVLDGPPDRDLSVVNVGRPLRNMRVYVVDDQRRLMPLGARGEIVFAGVCVGGGYINDPERTAEAFGEDPYFPGERLYRSGDLGRWLPEKRLEFLGRRDDQVKIRGLRVETGEIQAALLRVPGISAAAVVPVGEGNGARLVGFYVSEYELASIDLHDLLSARLPEYMVPAHHFRLAELPLNENGKTDNRRLRQLAEELAAGIHAFEPPRSGDEQRLATLWAEVLGLPAGRVGRHDDFFDLGGTSLSAVHLLMRLDHQLSLTDMLTHSVLRDQARLLEAAGDTAAALLLHELSPSAQGRPALVCLPDAGGNAINFQHLADLAGERVQVLAVELPGHDLARRQEDLLDLPGLAERLGRELAGRSGLYLWGQGAGGAAALATARALERAGTTVAGVILAWDETTPEGGRVVDALSDDEVVDRLRRRHAYVDVDRATPGRAAFVARAYRHDWAEALRLLDRLDGRPDLDCPVVEVTLGAARGRLRADPDRIVRRDLPGGEVDVARHHPDEILGTVDGWHERVAATA; the protein is encoded by the coding sequence GTGAGCCATCCTGATCCCGCGACCGTAGGCCCCGCCCCCCGCGACGAGCCTCCCCAGCGGACCACGCCGCTGCCGCCATGGGTCCTGCCGGACGCCGAACCCGGTCGGGGGTCGCAGCGGCGGCACCTGCCGGCGGCGGTGCGCGAGGCGCTGGCCGGCATGGACCGGGACGGCGACCGGCTGACGGCCCTCGTGCTCGCCGCCTGGCTCGCGGTGCTGGCGCGCTGCGTGGGGGAGCCGGAGGTGAGCAGCGCGGTGGCGGACCGGACCGGTCACCTGGACCGCGTCTCGGCCACGGTCGGCGGGACGAGCTGGACGCAGCTGGCCGGCGGGCTGCGGCGCTCACGCCTGGCCGGCCCCGCGTCCGCCGTGCTGGACCTGCACGGGGCCGCCGCGGCGGACCGCGCACCGTTGCTGGTACGGCTCGACTCCACCGGTGGGGAGCTCGGCGTCAGCTACGAGACCGCGTGCGTCTCGCATTCCGCCGCCGACCGGGTGCTCGGCTATCTGGCGCGTGCGCTGGCGCTGGCGCTGGACGATCCCGAGCAGCGGGTCGACCTCGGCGAGATGCTGAGCGAGGGGGAGCGCCGGTACCAGCTGGACGAGCTGTGCGGCCCGCGGGTCAACAACGGCCCGGACGGCTTCGTCCCGGCGTTCCGCGCCCGTGCCGCCGCCCACCCGGATCGGCCCGCGCTGCACCACCGGGCGGAGAGCCTGACCTACGGCGAGCTGGACCGGGCCTCGGACCGCGTGGCTGCCCGGCTGAGCTGCCTCGGCGTGTCACCGGGGCAGGCCGTGGCGGTCGTGAGCGACCGCCACCTGGACTGGGTGGTGGCCATGCTCGGTGTGCTCAAGGCCGGCGCGGTCTACCTGCCGGTCCGACCCGACTTCCCGGCGTCGCGGGTGGAGGACCAGCTCAGCCGGGCCGAGTGCGGTGTGGCGTTGACCGATGACAGCGGGGCGGCCCTGCTGTCCGCCGTGGCCGGCCTCGGCTGGCCGGGCCGCGTGTCCACCATCGCCGCTCTGCGGGACGGTAGCGAGGTCGCGGCCCCGCTACCGGCGCCCGGACTGGATCAGCCGGCGTACGTGTACTTCACCTCCGGCTCCACCGGCCGGCCCAAGGGCGCGGTCTGCGCGCACGACGGCATGATCAATCACCTGTGGGCCAAGGTCGACGACCACGACCTGGGGCCGAAGGACGTGGTCACCCAGACCGCGTCCCAGTGCTTCGACATCTCGTTGTGGCAGATCTGCGCCCCGCTGCTGGTCGGCGGCGCGGCGGTCGTGGTGGACACCGATCAGCAACTCGACGTGGCCGGCTTCGCCGCGCTGCTGGCGCGGCACCGGGTGACCACCGTGCAGATCGTGCCGTCGTACCTGGAGGTGCTGCTGGCCCACCTGGAGGCCGGCGCGGTCCGGCTGCCCCGGCTGGCATCCGTGTCGGTGACGGGAGAGGCGCTCAAGGCCGACCTGGTCCGGCGCTGGTTCTCGGTCATGCCCGGTCTGCGGCTGGTGAATGCGTACGGCGCGACGGAGGTCTCGGACGACACGATGCACGAGGTGTTGGACGGGCCGCCCGATCGCGACCTGTCGGTGGTCAACGTCGGCCGCCCGTTGCGCAACATGCGGGTCTACGTGGTCGACGACCAGCGGCGGCTGATGCCGCTGGGAGCCCGGGGCGAGATCGTCTTCGCCGGCGTGTGTGTCGGCGGGGGTTACATCAACGATCCCGAGCGGACCGCCGAGGCGTTCGGCGAGGACCCCTACTTCCCGGGCGAGCGGCTCTACCGCTCAGGTGACCTGGGTCGGTGGTTGCCGGAGAAACGCCTGGAGTTCCTCGGCCGCCGCGACGACCAGGTCAAGATCCGAGGGCTGCGGGTGGAGACCGGGGAGATCCAGGCGGCCCTGCTCCGGGTGCCCGGGATCTCCGCCGCCGCCGTGGTGCCGGTCGGCGAGGGCAACGGCGCCCGGCTCGTCGGCTTCTACGTCTCCGAGTACGAGTTGGCCTCGATCGACCTGCACGATCTGTTGTCGGCCCGGCTGCCCGAGTACATGGTGCCCGCGCATCACTTCCGCCTTGCCGAGCTGCCGTTGAACGAGAACGGCAAGACCGACAACCGACGGCTCCGGCAGCTGGCCGAGGAACTGGCCGCCGGCATCCACGCCTTCGAACCACCCCGATCCGGGGACGAGCAGCGGCTGGCCACCCTCTGGGCGGAGGTGCTGGGACTGCCCGCCGGGAGGGTGGGCCGGCACGACGACTTCTTCGACCTCGGGGGTACCTCCCTCTCGGCGGTCCACCTGCTGATGCGGCTGGACCACCAGCTCTCCCTGACCGACATGCTGACTCACTCGGTGCTACGCGACCAGGCACGCCTGCTGGAGGCGGCCGGCGACACGGCGGCGGCCCTGCTGTTGCACGAGCTCAGCCCTTCGGCGCAGGGCCGGCCGGCGCTGGTGTGCCTGCCCGACGCCGGCGGTAACGCGATCAACTTCCAGCACCTGGCCGACCTGGCGGGGGAGCGGGTGCAGGTTCTCGCGGTGGAGCTGCCCGGCCACGACCTGGCCCGGCGGCAGGAGGACCTGCTGGACCTGCCGGGCCTGGCCGAGCGCCTGGGCCGGGAACTCGCCGGCCGGTCCGGGCTCTACCTGTGGGGTCAGGGGGCCGGCGGTGCGGCGGCCCTGGCCACCGCGCGGGCGCTGGAGCGGGCCGGGACGACGGTGGCGGGCGTGATCCTCGCCTGGGACGAGACGACACCCGAGGGCGGCCGGGTGGTCGACGCCCTCTCCGACGACGAGGTCGTCGACCGGCTGCGCCGGCGTCATGCCTACGTCGACGTCGACCGGGCCACGCCGGGCCGGGCTGCGTTCGTCGCCAGGGCGTACCGGCACGACTGGGCGGAGGCGCTGCGGTTGCTCGATCGGCTCGACGGCCGGCCTGATCTGGACTGCCCGGTCGTCGAGGTGACGCTCGGGGCGGCTCGCGGCAGGCTGCGGGCGGACCCCGACCGGATCGTGCGGCGAGACCTGCCGGGTGGTGAGGTGGACGTCGCGCGGCACCACCCCGACGAGATCCTCGGGACGGTGGACGGGTGGCACGAGAGAGTAGCCGCTACGGCATGA